One Megalops cyprinoides isolate fMegCyp1 chromosome 4, fMegCyp1.pri, whole genome shotgun sequence genomic window carries:
- the zgc:63587 gene encoding septin-2 has translation MSQSGEKGKFPEAAGYVGFANLPNQVHRKSVKKGFEFTLMVVGESGLGKSTLINSLFLTDLYPERYIPIAAEKIERTVQIEASTVEIEERGVKLRLTVVDTPGYGDAINSQDCFKTIIQYIDNQFERYLHDESGLNRRHIVDNRVHCCFYFISPFGHGLKPLDVEFMKAIHSKVNIVPVIAKADTLTLKERDRLKRRILDEISEHGIRIYQLPDADSDEDEEFKEQTRVLKASIPFAVIGSNQLIEVKGKKIRGRLYPWGVVEVENPEHNDFLKLRTMLVTHMQDLQEVTQDLHYENFRSERLKRAGRAVEEDVVDKDQILMQKEAELRRMQEMIAQMQAQMRMKPADE, from the exons ATGTCTCAgtcaggagagaaagggaag TTTCCAGAGGCAGCAGGATATGTGGGCTTTGCCAACTTGCCCAACCAGGTGCACAGGAAGTCTGTGAAGAAAGGCTTTGAGTTTACACTGATGGTTGTTG GGGAGTCTGGTTTGGGCAAGTCCACCCTCATCAACAGCCTGTTCCTGACTGATCTGTACCCTGAAAGGTACATCCCTATAGCTGCGG AGAAGATTGAGCGGACGGTCCAGATTGAGGCATCCACTGTGGAGATCGAAGAGCGAGGGGTTAAGCTGCGCCTCACGGTGGTGGACACACCAGGCTATGGGGATGCCATTAACAGCCAGGACTG CTTCAAGACCATCATCCAGTACATTGACAACCAGTTTGAGCGCTACCTGCATGACGAGAGTGGCCTGAACCGGAGACACATTGTGGACAATCGTGTGCATTGTTGCTTCTATTTCATCTCGCCATTTGGACACGG GCTAAAGCCCCTGGATGTGGAGTTTATGAAAGCCATCCACAGCAAAGTCAACATTGTTCCTGTCATTGCCAAGGCGGACACCCTGACGCTGAAGGAACGGGACCGCCTCAAAAGAAGG ATCCTTGATGAGATTAGCGAACATGGAATCCGCATCTACCAGCTCCCGGATGCGGATTCTGATGAAGATGAGGAGTTTAAGGAGCAGACTCGTGTGCTTAAG GCAAGCATACCCTTCGCGGTGATCGGCTCTAACCAGCTGATCGAGGTGAAAGGGAAGAAGATTCGGGGCAGGCTTTACCcatggggggtggtggaggtggagaacCCAGAGCACAATGACTTCCTCAAGCTGCGGACCATGCTTGT GACTCACATGCAGGACCTGCAGGAGGTGACCCAGGACCTGCACTATGAGAACTTCCGCTCAGAGAGGCTGAAGCGGGCAGGAAG GGCAGTAGAGGAAGATGTGGTGGACAAGGACCAGATCCTCATGCAGAAGGAGGCTGAG